GAAGGGGCGGCGACTTCCGCCGGGATCGCGGTTCATTCCGGGGGTTGTTATGTCTGCGCCGAAGGGCCGCGCTATGAAACCGCGGCGGAGATCCGCATGTACAGCCAGTTGGGCGGAGCGGTGGTCGGGATGACCGGCGTACCCGAGGTGGTGCTCGCCCGGGAACTCGGAATCTGTTACGCCGGAGTCAGCATGGTCACGAACTGGGCGGCGGGGATCAGTCCCATTCGCTTGGATCATGCCGATGTGGTCCAGATTATGAACGAACATGGCCAAAAAATTGTCAATCTGATCATCGGCTGTTATCAAGCGATCGGCGCCGTTTCCGACTGCGGTTGCCGGCGCGGTTCGGAGGGAAAAGAATGAGCGGGTGGCGCACTTTCGCCTGGCAAGACGGCCGGCTGACGTTCCTCGATCAGACGTTGCTGCCGGGAGAGACCCGTTATATTACCACCCAAGACTATCGGGTCGTCGCTGACGCCATTCGACGGCTCAAAGTCCGGGGTGCGCCGGCCATTGGGATCGCGGCCGCTTACGGAGTGGTGCTGGGAGCGAAGGAACTCGCCGGAGCGGCGCAGTTTGGCGAGAAAGTCCGGCAGGTCATCTCCGAACTGGCGGAGACCCGTCCGACTGCAGTCAATCTGTTTTGGGCGCTCAAACGGCAACAGGCCGTGCTGGAACGGAACGAATCTCAGGCAGAAGCGGCGATGATTATCACCGCCTTAGAGAATGAAGCTTGCCAAATTGCCGCCGAGGACGAACAAGTTTGCCGGGCCATTGGGGAGAATGGCGCGACGCTCTTGGCGGATGGGATCACCGTACTGACCCATTGCAATGCGGGGGCATTGGCTACTGCCGCCTATGGGACGGCTCTCTCCGCCATCCGCATGGCTCACCGGCAAGGCAAACGGATTAGCGTCTTTGCCGATGAGACCCGTCCGTTGCTGCAAGGCGCGCGTCTGACCGTTTGGGAACTGATGCAGGAAGGGATCCCGGTGACTTTAATCACAGACAATATGGCTGCCGCAGTTATGCATTTGGGCAAGGTTCAAGCGGTGATCGTGGGCGCTGACCGGATCACCGCCAACGGGGATGTCGCCAATAAGATCGGCACCTATGGTTTGGCGGTGCTTGCCAAGGAGCATGGCATCCCGTTTTATGTGGCGGCGCCGCTCTCGACCATCGATCTGGAGCTGGCTTCCGGAGCGGATATTCCCATTGAGGAACGGGCTGCCGCGGAGGTCACTTCTTTTGGCGGGATCCCGGTCGCCCCGGAAGGAGTCGCGGTCTTCAATCCGGCCTTTGACGTCACGCCGGCCAAATACGTGACAGCGATCATCACCGAAAAGGGCATCGCTACCGGGGACTGGAAGCGTACTTTTCGAAGCTGGATTACACCAAATGAATAAAAGACCGTGCTTAAAAGCTCGGTCTTTTGGCTGCTACAAACTTGCCGGCTCCATAGAGCGGCAAAGAATGATAGACTTGGAAACAGTGGGGACAAAACCACTTTCCTTCGGCCCGTAATAATTTGTGGCGCCGACATAGCGGGCATATCATGTTATCACCTCTATCCAACGGTTTTCATATGCCCAGATGAACCAGGATATATTCATCATATGCCATAAAGTCTTCCGTCGTCCAGTTAAGAAACGATGGAAATGATGATAATATTTGGTTCAGACCGGTTTAAGAAATTTGAAAATCAATCATGATTCTCCGTCGGCCAGAGATACTATGGTTATCTCGACGAAAGGAGGGTCCGGTTTGGCCAAGAAACCGCAGAAAAACGACAGCAAACGGATGGAGACCGCTTCTGAAATATCCGCCATCCATGAGCATGCCGAGAGCAGTCGGCATGGAGACATGGAGTATGCCAGCGATTTATTGACCGACGTTTCGCAATCCGGCATGAACAAGCGGCGACAACCCCGGAAAAAACAGTAACCTCTCATCTGGAAGGGGCGTCTCCGACGCCTCTTCTGCTTGTTTACGCCCAGCGGATATGCTATGATATAAAGACTGAGTTGCCACGGGGAACCTATGGTAGCTCTCGCCGGATCAATCCATGATGCGGCTCTTTTTGAGATGAAAACGAATTCGAAAATGTTATTTGGGAGTGACCGTTCGATGAATCAAGACCAAGCCGAAGTACGGGTGCGATTTGCGCCGAGTCCGACCGGATATTTACATATCGGAGGCGCCAGAACCGCAATTTACGATTGGCTACTGGCCCGGCGCACCGGGGGCAAATTCTTATTACGGATTGAGGATACGGACCGGAATCGGTTTGTACCGGACTCGCTCGATGATATCCTGGCCAGCTTACGGTGGTTGGGGTTGGAGTGGGATGAGGGACCGGAAACGGGCGGCGGGTACGGACCTTATTTTCAATCAGAACGGTTGGACCTCTATCATCAATACGCTCAACAATTGGTGGCCGAGGGGAAAGCTTATTACTGTTACTGCACCTCGGAACGGCTTCAAGAATTGCGCAAGAGTCAAGAAAACGCCAAAGTTCAAGCGGGTTATGATCGGTTGTGCCGGACATTGTCCGCTGCCGAATGTGAGCAGCGGAATCAAGCCGGGTTGCGGAGAGTGATCCGGTTTAAGACCCCGTTGAGTGGTCGGACCGTCGTGAAGGATCTGATCCGTGGCGAGTTGGTCTTTGAGAACGAGACTCTCGAAGACCTCGTCCTGATAAAATCGGATGGCTTTCCCACCTACCACTTTGCCAACGTGGTGGATGACCACTTGATGAAGATCAGCCATGTTTTGCGTGGCGATGAATGGATCGCCAGCACGCCGGTACATGTGCTGTTGTATGAGGCATTCGGCTGGCAACCGCCGCAGTTTGCCCATCTGTCGATTTTTCTCTCCCCGGATGGCAAGGGGAAACTGAGCAAGCGGCATGGTGCCACCAGCGTTAAGGAGTACCGCGAGCAGGGTTATCTTCCGGAAGCCTTATTCAACTTTTTATTGCTTTTGGGCTGGAATCCCGGCACCGAGCAGGA
The DNA window shown above is from Hydrogenispora ethanolica and carries:
- the mtnA gene encoding S-methyl-5-thioribose-1-phosphate isomerase, which translates into the protein MSGWRTFAWQDGRLTFLDQTLLPGETRYITTQDYRVVADAIRRLKVRGAPAIGIAAAYGVVLGAKELAGAAQFGEKVRQVISELAETRPTAVNLFWALKRQQAVLERNESQAEAAMIITALENEACQIAAEDEQVCRAIGENGATLLADGITVLTHCNAGALATAAYGTALSAIRMAHRQGKRISVFADETRPLLQGARLTVWELMQEGIPVTLITDNMAAAVMHLGKVQAVIVGADRITANGDVANKIGTYGLAVLAKEHGIPFYVAAPLSTIDLELASGADIPIEERAAAEVTSFGGIPVAPEGVAVFNPAFDVTPAKYVTAIITEKGIATGDWKRTFRSWITPNE
- the gltX gene encoding glutamate--tRNA ligase — protein: MNQDQAEVRVRFAPSPTGYLHIGGARTAIYDWLLARRTGGKFLLRIEDTDRNRFVPDSLDDILASLRWLGLEWDEGPETGGGYGPYFQSERLDLYHQYAQQLVAEGKAYYCYCTSERLQELRKSQENAKVQAGYDRLCRTLSAAECEQRNQAGLRRVIRFKTPLSGRTVVKDLIRGELVFENETLEDLVLIKSDGFPTYHFANVVDDHLMKISHVLRGDEWIASTPVHVLLYEAFGWQPPQFAHLSIFLSPDGKGKLSKRHGATSVKEYREQGYLPEALFNFLLLLGWNPGTEQEIFAKEEAAQVFGLDRVNASPVKFSTDKLNWYNGVYIRSLGHQDLAERCLPFLQKANLLPDPCPAERFAYLVSLIPLVQERLKLLTDAPQLLDIFLQEEIPALSKEVLIPKKMDQATTLRVLVHTHEALQNVADDFQEAELEATLRELAIKLELHDGQIFMPIRVAMSGRTATPGIFESLHALGKDRVLRRIQTAIQVLS